The following are encoded together in the Actinomycetota bacterium genome:
- a CDS encoding bis-aminopropyl spermidine synthase family protein codes for MDLLVSKVNKRTKINITSRDVENILSATLSSSNLWEITDLSHRPFRIVVETLKELRERGLVILKNSSISLTKEGKIFCKRYNVTPKTNHGCPACRGRTVSLAKFEDFLPRFEQIVRNRPEPIMELDQGFVGPTIAFARIALLADRGDIQGKDVIILGDDDLVSLAAALSGLPKRITVLEVDERIVDFIENTSEKENLHIEVVPHDLRFKLPRDLVESFDTFLTDPPEAIGGLELFIARGLATLKGAGCAGYFGLTMIESSLQKWGELQKILTHEYGVVITDIIHDFNIYDNWMYLLESIKDDIGPLREAPEKHWYKSSMFRIETLEDFLQRNEDVVSVELYNDPESLIWTKER; via the coding sequence ATGGATCTTCTAGTATCCAAAGTGAACAAAAGAACAAAGATAAATATTACATCTCGGGATGTTGAGAATATTCTTAGCGCCACTTTGAGCTCTTCCAATCTTTGGGAGATAACCGATCTCTCTCATAGACCTTTCAGGATCGTTGTGGAAACATTAAAAGAGTTACGGGAAAGAGGATTGGTTATCCTCAAAAACTCCTCCATCTCCCTGACGAAAGAGGGAAAAATTTTTTGCAAGCGATATAACGTGACTCCAAAGACGAACCATGGATGCCCTGCTTGTCGGGGAAGGACCGTCTCCCTCGCAAAATTCGAGGATTTTCTGCCCCGTTTTGAACAAATTGTAAGGAATAGACCCGAACCCATAATGGAGTTGGATCAGGGATTCGTTGGACCCACCATCGCCTTTGCCAGAATCGCTCTTTTGGCGGATAGAGGCGATATCCAGGGGAAAGACGTTATAATCCTGGGGGATGATGACTTAGTGAGCCTCGCTGCAGCCCTCTCCGGACTACCCAAGCGAATCACGGTTCTCGAAGTCGACGAGCGAATAGTCGACTTCATCGAGAATACAAGCGAAAAAGAGAATCTTCACATCGAAGTGGTTCCCCACGATCTTCGCTTCAAGCTCCCCCGAGATCTTGTGGAAAGTTTTGATACATTTTTAACCGACCCACCGGAGGCAATCGGTGGATTGGAGCTTTTCATCGCGAGGGGATTAGCTACTTTAAAAGGAGCCGGTTGTGCCGGTTATTTCGGTCTGACCATGATCGAATCGTCCCTTCAAAAATGGGGTGAGCTTCAAAAAATTCTAACCCATGAGTATGGTGTAGTCATCACCGATATAATCCATGATTTTAATATCTACGATAATTGGATGTACCTTCTCGAGAGCATAAAGGATGATATAGGACCCCTCAGAGAAGCACCGGAGAAGCACTGGTATAAATCGTCCATGTTCAGAATCGAAACCCTCGAGGATTTCCTCCAGCGTAATGAGGATGTCGTAAGCGTTGAGCTATATAACGACCCCGAAAGTCTAATCTGGACCAAGGAGCGATGA
- a CDS encoding arginine decarboxylase, pyruvoyl-dependent: MWQVPNMVSFTKGTAEGHSPLNAFDNALLAGGIGNLNLVKVTSIVPPKVRIEALPSIPVGTLVPTVYAHITSNVGGEIISACVGMGLSSDSQGVIMEHAHPGSATVAEEIVKKMLKEALEKRNLSLTKTILISAEHKVKRLGCAVAAAILWWG, from the coding sequence ATGTGGCAAGTTCCAAATATGGTCTCATTCACAAAGGGTACAGCGGAAGGACATTCACCCCTGAACGCCTTCGACAATGCCCTTTTAGCTGGGGGAATCGGTAATCTGAATTTGGTCAAGGTGACTAGCATTGTACCCCCCAAGGTCAGAATTGAAGCACTTCCCTCCATTCCCGTGGGGACTCTTGTACCAACGGTATATGCCCATATCACCAGCAACGTCGGTGGTGAAATAATATCAGCCTGCGTGGGTATGGGATTAAGTTCGGATTCCCAAGGTGTTATAATGGAACACGCCCATCCGGGGTCAGCCACCGTGGCGGAAGAGATAGTTAAAAAGATGCTAAAGGAGGCCCTGGAGAAAAGGAATTTGTCATTGACGAAAACCATATTAATTTCCGCGGAACATAAAGTTAAAAGGCTGGGCTGCGCCGTGGCAGCCGCAATTCTTTGGTGGGGGTGA
- the speD gene encoding adenosylmethionine decarboxylase, with protein MKTKNVGRHLVIEFWDCKNLNSAELAEKALEEAVRACGATLLELKVHQFSPHGITGVAMIAESHILIHTWPELGYAAVDVFTCGEQVDPLAAIDPFQKHFSPKHVQLVEIRRGVLRD; from the coding sequence ATGAAAACGAAAAATGTGGGCAGGCACTTGGTCATCGAATTCTGGGACTGCAAAAATCTGAATTCAGCGGAACTCGCAGAAAAAGCTCTCGAGGAAGCGGTTCGAGCTTGTGGTGCCACATTGCTCGAGCTGAAGGTGCACCAATTCTCTCCCCATGGAATAACGGGCGTAGCTATGATCGCGGAATCCCATATCTTGATCCACACCTGGCCCGAACTTGGATATGCAGCAGTGGACGTATTCACCTGCGGGGAGCAAGTCGATCCCCTGGCCGCCATAGATCCATTCCAAAAACATTTTTCCCCCAAGCATGTACAACTTGTGGAGATAAGAAGAGGTGTTCTTCGTGACTGA